The genomic window CCAGCCGCCCGGGCAGGAGGCGCAGCCTCGGGCCCGTCGCCGGCGGAGCCGCCGGGACCGGCCCTGCTCCCCCGCCGGCCGTGCCCGGCACGGGCGGCGCCTGCGCGCCCCGGGGAGAGCCGCCCGCCGGGGCCGGCGCGCCCGCCAGGGCGGCGAAGAAGTCGGCCACGAGGCGGTTGGCCTTCTTCTGGGTGCTGAAGTTCCGCCACTCGTGGCCGGCGTCGAAGAGCTCCAGGCGCGCCCCCGGCACCAGGGCGACCAGGCGCCGCCCCTCTTCGGGCGGGATCACCTCGTCCTCGCTTCCGTGGACCACCAGCAGCGGCACCGCCAAGCGGCCCAGCGCCTTCTCCCAGGCCGGGCGCGGGTAGCGCTCCAGGATCTCGGCGGCGTACCTCCAGGGCAGGAGGAAGTCGGGCGCCCGCTCGTCGAAGCGCAGCAGGTAGCCGCGCTCGCGCCAGGCCTCGAGCCGCTCCTGGTACTCGGGGTTGGCCAGCGGCCAGGAGGGCGCCGACATGACGGCCACCCCGGCCAGCCGGCCGCCCTGCCGAGGGGCCTGCCCCCCGCCGGCCGCCTCCTCCAGCGCCGCCGCCAGGCAGGCGGTCCCCCCCAGGCTGTGCCCGAAGAGAAAGAGCCGGTCGTAGTGCGGCCGGGCCATCTCCAGGAGCAGGCGCAGGTCCTCCACCCAGGCCGGGAAGGAGAGCCCCT from Bacillota bacterium includes these protein-coding regions:
- a CDS encoding alpha/beta fold hydrolase → MLDLYRTEGAAAAALLVHGLGSSRRVQRMSRLARELNRRGLDAWVADFPNHGNEASGGFEGLSFPAWVEDLRLLLEMARPHYDRLFLFGHSLGGTACLAAALEEAAGGGQAPRQGGRLAGVAVMSAPSWPLANPEYQERLEAWRERGYLLRFDERAPDFLLPWRYAAEILERYPRPAWEKALGRLAVPLLVVHGSEDEVIPPEEGRRLVALVPGARLELFDAGHEWRNFSTQKKANRLVADFFAALAGAPAPAGGSPRGAQAPPVPGTAGGGAGPVPAAPPATGPRLRLLPGRLALLSLPAGAPLPGWAREPRAAGLAACLRSDEELSLVLPEEAVPPGREAAGGWRALALEGPLDLALVGVLEGLLRPLAAAGVPVFALSSYRTDFLLVPEERLAEALAALRQAGFRLEGAE